From Draconibacterium halophilum, one genomic window encodes:
- a CDS encoding helix-turn-helix domain-containing protein produces the protein MPEVFTSKAKQILLENLTNDKFGVSELAAEMGLSRSQFLRKIKAVTGKSANMFIRDIRLEEAVVLIEKDDDTASEIAYKVGFSSPSYFNKCFHDKYGCTPGDYKKQAGEEGVSGSEIKASSVPNNRMKVAGMFLLFVIVTVGFGYWGAKLAKPEEAVTEEIAIAVLPFLDLSEMNNRSYLALGLTDNLITELSKIKGFRVTSRGSAMIFRDSVRFYSEIAKYLGADLLLEGSVLTEDDSMLVNVQLINPFPKEEHIWANQYYQQSTKILQVVSDLSFSIANEILNATQPTKPQQLPEVNEKAHELYQKGRMLWLTQDIRKDKMKDAVEYLTSSVAIDPDFAPAYLTLAECYMALDRLVYDHAEEQVYRTNARAAVEKALELDPSLADAYTTKANLVGKLDWDWEQMKNLAEKALELQPSNSDAHLVLSNYYTVKGDYKNAISEALTAKLLDPLNPRTLSFLAERYYIVGEYNKAIDNYNEVLELFPTFGFAMHGLGYVYLQQGAPEKSIEIWTELQDLMRNKPVAEFYRTGAPFQDCIKFYMKGALKGQDKYCCNQAVVSSLFMMVDDFEGTIDYLKVAYEVRNEDLPFVLSYPIYYPLHNNPEFQKLVNEIGVVLPQSKLL, from the coding sequence ATGCCAGAGGTGTTTACTAGTAAAGCAAAACAAATCCTCCTAGAAAATCTTACCAACGACAAATTTGGAGTTAGCGAGTTGGCCGCTGAAATGGGATTGAGTCGTTCACAATTTCTCCGGAAAATAAAGGCTGTTACCGGCAAATCTGCCAACATGTTTATCCGCGATATTCGTCTTGAAGAAGCCGTCGTTCTTATCGAAAAAGACGATGATACCGCCTCCGAAATTGCCTATAAAGTTGGTTTTAGCAGCCCTTCGTATTTCAATAAATGTTTTCACGATAAATATGGTTGTACACCTGGCGATTATAAAAAGCAAGCCGGAGAGGAAGGTGTTTCGGGATCAGAAATAAAAGCATCTTCAGTTCCAAATAACCGAATGAAAGTGGCAGGAATGTTTCTGCTATTTGTTATTGTAACTGTAGGATTTGGTTATTGGGGTGCAAAACTGGCTAAGCCCGAGGAAGCAGTAACGGAAGAAATAGCCATTGCCGTTTTACCTTTTTTGGACTTGTCTGAGATGAATAATAGATCATATCTGGCTTTGGGACTTACGGATAATCTGATCACCGAACTCTCTAAAATCAAAGGTTTTCGAGTAACTTCAAGAGGTTCTGCAATGATTTTCCGCGATTCGGTGAGATTTTATTCAGAGATTGCAAAATATCTTGGAGCTGATCTGTTATTGGAAGGCAGTGTTTTAACCGAAGACGACAGTATGCTTGTGAATGTGCAGCTGATAAATCCTTTTCCGAAGGAAGAACATATTTGGGCGAACCAATATTATCAACAGTCGACAAAAATATTGCAGGTAGTTAGCGATTTGAGCTTTAGTATTGCTAATGAGATTTTGAATGCCACTCAACCGACAAAACCACAACAATTACCGGAGGTAAATGAGAAAGCCCACGAATTGTACCAGAAAGGGAGAATGCTGTGGTTAACTCAGGATATTCGTAAAGACAAAATGAAGGATGCTGTTGAATACCTTACATCCTCTGTTGCGATCGATCCCGATTTTGCTCCGGCCTATTTAACCCTGGCCGAATGTTACATGGCGCTCGATCGGCTGGTGTATGACCATGCAGAAGAACAGGTTTACCGAACAAATGCAAGAGCGGCAGTTGAAAAGGCCCTGGAATTGGATCCGTCTCTTGCCGATGCGTACACAACAAAAGCCAACCTGGTAGGAAAGCTCGACTGGGATTGGGAACAAATGAAAAACCTTGCAGAAAAAGCCCTGGAACTACAACCCAGTAACTCGGATGCACATCTGGTTCTCTCCAATTATTATACGGTAAAGGGCGACTATAAAAATGCAATAAGCGAGGCATTAACTGCAAAGTTGTTGGACCCGTTAAATCCACGAACGCTAAGCTTTTTGGCCGAACGCTATTACATTGTTGGAGAGTATAACAAAGCAATTGATAACTACAACGAGGTGCTTGAGCTATTTCCTACCTTTGGTTTTGCAATGCATGGTTTAGGCTATGTATACCTGCAACAAGGTGCCCCCGAAAAATCGATTGAAATATGGACCGAGCTTCAGGATCTGATGAGAAACAAACCAGTTGCCGAGTTTTACAGAACAGGTGCTCCGTTTCAGGATTGTATTAAGTTTTATATGAAAGGGGCATTAAAAGGACAAGATAAATATTGTTGTAACCAGGCTGTGGTATCGTCGTTGTTTATGATGGTTGATGATTTTGAAGGTACAATCGATTATCTAAAAGTTGCCTACGAGGTCAGGAATGAAGACCTGCCTTTTGTATTGTCATATCCAATTTATTATCCCTTGCACAACAATCCGGAATTTCAAAAATTGGTTAACGAGATTGGTGTTGTTTTACCTCAGTCGAAGCTCCTGTAA